In one Diprion similis isolate iyDipSimi1 chromosome 6, iyDipSimi1.1, whole genome shotgun sequence genomic region, the following are encoded:
- the LOC124407240 gene encoding endoplasmic reticulum mannosyl-oligosaccharide 1,2-alpha-mannosidase, with product MYAPKDLANADYISLNINDTAAFARGSPQSLWRQWYQLSRFQRNIIYFIVITVCLVIFYLVPSDTKGSVSNNTETSHQKQHDAPKWEKLIDELVVENADQGGGAGGGEVIEEPEFQPDVNQIDDDQIGPPQQKPNAMTFTGPSNQRQKAVVDAFLHSWKGYKRFAWGHDNLKPISASYQEWFGLGLTIVDALDTMYIMGLNAEFAEARAWVEESLTFGVSRDVNLFEVTIRVLGGLLSSYHLSGDKVFLDKAIDLGDRLMPAFSTKSGVPYSDVNLGTRTAHSPKWGPDSSTSEVTTIQLEFRDLSRVSGQSKFEAAAAKVSEHVHQLEKFDGLVPIFINANTGAFRELSTISFGARGDSYYEYLLKQWLQTGKTIDYLRDDYNTAIWGTQKHLVKYTAANKYMFLAELVGSNKDVKPKMDHLVCFLGGTLALGAHNGLQSDHMKLAEELVRTCYQTYAVQPTFLAPEISYFNIQKPLEGDANQLDMYVKANDAHNLLRPEFLETLFYMWYLTGNKTYQDWGWQIFQAFEKYTKVEHGYTSIGNVRSTQNTRPRDMMESFWLSETLKYLYLLFDDTRQLIDLNKWIFNSEGHPLPIYDS from the exons atgtacgctCCCAAAGACTTGGCCAATGCCGATTACATAAGTTTAAACATAAACGACACAGCAGCTTTCGCACGTGGAAGTCCACAAAGTCTATGGCGT CAATGGTATCAGCTTTCCAGGTTTCAGCGGAACATTATTTACTTTATTGTTATCACCGTCTgtctggtaattttttaccttgtACCGAGCGACACCAAAGGCTCCGTTTCGAATAACACTGAGACGAGTCATCAGAAGCAACATGATGCACCAAAGTGGGAAAAG CTCATCGATGAACTTGTGGTGGAGAACGCAGATCAAGGCGGAGGCGCAGGAGGCGGTGAGGTGATAGAGGAGCCAGAATTTCAACCAGACGTAAACCAGATCGACGATGATCAAATAGGACCGCCACAGCAAAAGCCGAACGCCATGACGTTCACTG gTCCCAGCAACCAGAGGCAAAAAGCTGTTGTCGATGCGTTCTTACACTCTTGGAAAGGGTACAAAAGGTTCGCATGGGGACACGATAATTTAAAACCCATATCAGCCAGTTATCAGGAATGGTTTGGGCTTGGTCTTACGATCGTTGATGCTCTGGACACAATGTATATTATGGGTTTGAATGctg AGTTCGCGGAAGCTCGAGCTTGGGTCGAAGAGAGTTTAACATTTGGGGTGAGCAGGGATGTGAATTTGTTTGAAGTGACCATTCGTGTATTAGGCGGATTGTTGAGCAGTTACCATTTGTCGGGAGATAAAGTATTCCTCGATAAAGCT atTGATCTTGGCGATCGATTGATGCCTGCCTTCTCTACTAAATCAGGTGTTCCGTATTCCGATGTCAATCTTGGTACCAGAACTGCGCACAGCCCAAAATGGGGCCCTGACAGTAGCACCAGTGAAGTTACCACAATACAGTTGGAGTTTCGTGATCTTAGCCGTGTTTCAGGCCAATCAAAGTTCGAG GCAGCAGCAGCTAAGGTTTCAGAGCACGTACACCAGTTAGAGAAATTCGATGGACTCGTTCCTATTTTTATAAATGCCAACACTGGAGCATTTAGAGAATTGTCAACAATCTCGTTCGGCGCACGTGGCGACAGTTACTATGAATACTTGTTGAAACAGTGGTTACAGACTGGAAAAACAATAGATTA tttgcGTGATGATTACAATACAGCAATTTGGGGAACACAAAAACACCTTGTAAAGTACACAGCTGCGAATAAGTATATGTTCCTCGCAGAACTAGTCGGTTCAAACAAGGATGTGAAACCTAAAATG GACCATTTGGTATGCTTTTTGGGAGGAACCTTGGCTCTGGGAGCACATAACGGCCTGCAGTCCGACCACATGAAGCTGGCCGAAGAGCTTGTGCGCACGTGTTACCAAACTTATGCTGTCCAGCCGACATTCCTTGCACCTGAAATTAGTTACTTCAACATACAG AAGCCATTGGAAGGTGATGCTAATCAATTGGACATGTACGTGAAGGCAAATGATGCCCATAATTTGCTGCGCCCAGAATTTCTGGAGACTTTGTTCTACATGTGGTACTTGACGGGTAATAAAACTTACCAGGATTGGGGATGGCAAATATTCCAG GCGTTTGAGAAGTATACCAAAGTTGAGCATGGATACACGAGCATAGGTAATGTGCGGAGCACGCAAAATACACGGCCTCGCGATATGATGGAAAGTTTCTGGTTGAGCGAAACTCTTAAATATTTGTATCTGTTATTTGACGATACTCGACAGCTAATAGATTTGAACAAGTGGATATTTAACTCAGAAGGCCACCCGCTACCAATTTATGATTCATAA
- the LOC124407265 gene encoding uncharacterized protein LOC124407265 isoform X3, whose translation MTRMSYLSLTKEEEARMHPIRTVRCVMMSGDSPPPPLRASGPPSPGFDIPDEPRAGKTSPTGTANFSRSTADTEAIEEAVPIIDTLPSPEPKPKIEKNGQQFDVLDGKKKLVEDEEPDSCVIKCLSFTQQCCECTIQ comes from the exons ATGACCAGGATGTCTTACCTGTCTTTGACCAAGGAAGAGGAGGCGAGAATGCATCCCATAAGGACGGTTCGTTG TGTTATGATGTCCGGCGATTCCCCACCACCGCCGTTGAGGGCATCAGGTCCACCTTCTCCGGGCTTCGATATCCCGGACGAGCCTCGAGCCGGCAAGACTTCGCCAACGGGAACGGCGAACTTCTCGAGGTCGACGGCGGATACGGAGGCGATCGAAGAGGCTGTCCCGATAATCGACACTCTACCCTCGCCGGAGCCGAAaccgaaaatcgagaagaaCGGTcagcaattcgacgtcttgGACGGGAAGAAGAAGCTCGTCGAAGACGAGGAGCCGGATTCCTGCGTTATAAAGTGTCTCTCTTTTACGCAGCAGTGCTGCGAGTGTACGATACAATGA
- the LOC124407265 gene encoding uncharacterized protein LOC124407265 isoform X5, with amino-acid sequence MRFRNPLPQHGEYNVMMSGDSPPPPLRASGPPSPGFDIPDEPRAGKTSPTGTANFSRSTADTEAIEEAVPIIDTLPSPEPKPKIEKNGQQFDVLDGKKKLVEDEEPDSCVIKCLSFTQQCCECTIQ; translated from the exons ATGCGTTTTCGGAATCCGCTGCCACAACACGGTGAATACAA TGTTATGATGTCCGGCGATTCCCCACCACCGCCGTTGAGGGCATCAGGTCCACCTTCTCCGGGCTTCGATATCCCGGACGAGCCTCGAGCCGGCAAGACTTCGCCAACGGGAACGGCGAACTTCTCGAGGTCGACGGCGGATACGGAGGCGATCGAAGAGGCTGTCCCGATAATCGACACTCTACCCTCGCCGGAGCCGAAaccgaaaatcgagaagaaCGGTcagcaattcgacgtcttgGACGGGAAGAAGAAGCTCGTCGAAGACGAGGAGCCGGATTCCTGCGTTATAAAGTGTCTCTCTTTTACGCAGCAGTGCTGCGAGTGTACGATACAATGA
- the LOC124407265 gene encoding uncharacterized protein LOC124407265 isoform X1 — protein sequence MFSRSRSSGHGRHNFGRPKKDTSGKRLGIRTWIFANKKKNKHHERVMMSGDSPPPPLRASGPPSPGFDIPDEPRAGKTSPTGTANFSRSTADTEAIEEAVPIIDTLPSPEPKPKIEKNGQQFDVLDGKKKLVEDEEPDSCVIKCLSFTQQCCECTIQ from the exons ATGTTCTCCCGGTCACGATCTTCGGGACATGGGCGCCACAATTTCGGCCGCCCCAAGAAGGATACGAGTGGCAAGAGGCTCGGGATTCGTACCTGGATCTTCgcgaacaagaagaagaacaagcaTCACGAGCG TGTTATGATGTCCGGCGATTCCCCACCACCGCCGTTGAGGGCATCAGGTCCACCTTCTCCGGGCTTCGATATCCCGGACGAGCCTCGAGCCGGCAAGACTTCGCCAACGGGAACGGCGAACTTCTCGAGGTCGACGGCGGATACGGAGGCGATCGAAGAGGCTGTCCCGATAATCGACACTCTACCCTCGCCGGAGCCGAAaccgaaaatcgagaagaaCGGTcagcaattcgacgtcttgGACGGGAAGAAGAAGCTCGTCGAAGACGAGGAGCCGGATTCCTGCGTTATAAAGTGTCTCTCTTTTACGCAGCAGTGCTGCGAGTGTACGATACAATGA
- the LOC124407265 gene encoding uncharacterized protein LOC124407265 isoform X4, with protein MVICKEENMSMLYYLGVMMSGDSPPPPLRASGPPSPGFDIPDEPRAGKTSPTGTANFSRSTADTEAIEEAVPIIDTLPSPEPKPKIEKNGQQFDVLDGKKKLVEDEEPDSCVIKCLSFTQQCCECTIQ; from the exons ATGGTCATCTGCAAGGAGGAGAACATGTCCATGCTCTATTATCTCGG TGTTATGATGTCCGGCGATTCCCCACCACCGCCGTTGAGGGCATCAGGTCCACCTTCTCCGGGCTTCGATATCCCGGACGAGCCTCGAGCCGGCAAGACTTCGCCAACGGGAACGGCGAACTTCTCGAGGTCGACGGCGGATACGGAGGCGATCGAAGAGGCTGTCCCGATAATCGACACTCTACCCTCGCCGGAGCCGAAaccgaaaatcgagaagaaCGGTcagcaattcgacgtcttgGACGGGAAGAAGAAGCTCGTCGAAGACGAGGAGCCGGATTCCTGCGTTATAAAGTGTCTCTCTTTTACGCAGCAGTGCTGCGAGTGTACGATACAATGA